From Actinomycetota bacterium:
TTGCGCTTGCGCCACTCACTCCAGCCAGCGACCTTGAGGAGGGATTTGGCGCGGCTGCTGCAATTGATGGCGCGGAGTCTTCAGCGGGGGCATCCAGCACGGCGGATCTGCTGTCCCAACTCGCGACGAAGGCTGAGTCAACCGTGGGCCGAGGAAGCGGATCCGTCTACGGAACATTGGTTCATACAGCCTTCCGAAATGAAATTGAGGCGCTTGGGGACTCAAATCTAACCAGCGAGGTTTCCTACCTTCGCGGCAAGGTCGTTCCTTGGGGTACCCCAGGCAGCGTACGGCTCGATGTGGTAGAAGGCGACGTGCTTCGGCCTACCGAGATCTACGATCTGAAGACGGGGAGCGCAAAGCTTACTGCGGCACGTGTCGCCCAGGTCCGAGCTAATCTCCCTTCTCTATCACAAAGTGTTCCGATCACGGAAATCCGGCCATGAAGACTACCGAATGGAAGCGGCTCACGACGCCTCTATTAATACCGAAATACTCTTGGGCATTTAAGCAAAATCTCTGCTACAGGGTGCCGGTAGCTACTGTTCTTCTTGGGGTGTTGGCGGAAGGATCCAGTTTTGATAAAGGGGTGTATATTTGGCAGGTGACTATGCCGTTATTCGTACCCGCAGATTTCCTTTATCTATCTTGGTCGGAGCGCGTTGGGGGTGGCGCCCGCAAATACCGATTGGAGGACCCGGAGTCCCTGACTTCGGCAGTTAAGACGGCAATGGAGGTCGGCGATGAAGCGACCGCCCTCACAAGGATCGTCAACCGCGGAATGAAGCTCCTCCCCGCCCCGGAGACTGACGAAGTACTTGCTTACGCGCTTACACTTTTGGGACGGAAAGCAGAAGCGAATGAAATTCTTGAACGCGCGATTGGCAGGGCTGGGGTCGGGGGCGAAGACCAACTCATGAAGCGCCTTATCGAGTTCAGCGGACTTCTCCGCTCTCAGGGGCAGGAGGCGGCGATCCAACTACTGCATCAGTGGGCTAGATTGACGAAGAATTCTCTCAAATTAGAGACTCAATAAGCGTGCGGAGTCTCGGCCGATAATCACGGGCAAGCGGCCCTGCAGGCTGCCCAAGCGCCGCGGCGACCGGGCGTGAATGAGGATGGACACGCGCGCACCGGAGAATGCCCGTTCGTAGCGTGCCAACCGACTTCGACGTTTACGTGATCATCGACAACATCTCCATCACAAGACGCCGACCATCCACCGCTGGCTGGTGGCCCCCCCGACTCCACCTGCATTTCACCCCACATGGTTGCGCATACGAGATCCTGGAGAACGTCGCTCAATATTGTGAGCGTATCTCTGGCTCGGGACACTCGTGCCCCTCGGACTACAGCCCGCGCACGACCTCCGCCAGGCGGTCGATGTCCGACTCCCGGTTCCACCACCCGCAGGATGCCCGCAGCGAGCCGTTCGGCACCGCCCGCAGGGTCACGCCCCGCTCCTGGCAGCGCTCGACCGCCTCGTTGGAGTCCCCCGGCACCCGGAACGCCACCAGGCGGGACTGGCCGGGCGCGGTCAGCACCTCCACCCCCGCCGCCAGCAACGCATCCCGGCAGTAGGCGGTCATGGCGGCCCCCCGTTCGGCGGCGTCCGCCGGGCGGTCCTCCAGCGCCGCCAGCAGGCCGGCGATCAGGGATGCCGGGTGGAACAGCAACTCCAGGCTGGCGGCCTCGTCGGGATCCACATGGGACTGCTCGCCCTGCACCACGCGCCTCGGCCGCAGGCTGCGGGGATCGGCGACGTACAGCGCCCCGGTGAGCTCCGGCCCGCAGAGCCATTTCTGCCCCGACACCGTGTAGTAGTCGGCTTGGGTGGCATCCACGTCGATGGCCCCCACCGACTGGGCGCCGTCCACCAGCATCGGGAGGCCGGTGCGGGCCTTGATGCCGGCGATCGGCAGCACCTGGCCGTTCAGCCACAGCACGTGGGAGAGGGCGATGAGGCGGGTGCGGTCGGTCACCAGGGCGGCCACGGCGTCGATGACCTCGGCGTCGGTCCTGCCCAGGACCTCGGCCTCCTTGATGACCGCTCCCGTCGCCGGGAGGGTCCAGGTCAGGGCGGGGTGCTCGGCGTCGGAGGTGATGACCTCGTCGCCGGGGCCGAGGCCGAAGCCGCCCAGCACGATCGAGCAGCCCTCGGTGGTCGAGGCGGTGATCGCCAGCTTCGTGGGCGGGACGCCGATCAGCGTGGCGAGGCGCTCCCGCAGGCTCTGGCGGGCGTCGATGCGGGCCTGCCAGGTGCCGTGGCCGCCCCGGCCGTCCTCCAGGGAGCGGCGTTCGGCCTCCGCCATGGCTTCGTGGGTGTGCGAGGACAGGGGGCCGACGGCCCCGGCGTTGAGGTAGGCGATGCGGTCCAGGACCGGGAAGTGCGCGTCAGCCACCCCCGCAGTCTAGGCGGACCCTGCCCTCCAGGCCTCCTCCAGCTCGTGGACGTGGGGGACGTGCTCCTCGTAGTGGGCGCCCACCCAGCCGGCGATGTCCTCTGCCCCCGTGTCGAGCGGCTCCTCGGCCGTCCCGTAGAACACCGGCCGCTTGGCGTCCCAGGCCTCGCCATGCAGGGCACCGAGCTCGGCCATGAACGCCGTGTGCTCAGCGTCGAGCTCGGCGAGGGCTGCGGCGCAACCGGCCGCCGCCAGCGGCGCCTTGCTGCGCTCGGCCACGGTGTCCCAGAACCCCGCCGGGTCCTCGGGGCGGACCTCCGAGCCGCTGCTGGCCACCAGGGCGCCGAGCACGATGCGGTAGTGCTGCACCACGCCCACGTTGTGGGCGATCAGGCCCCCGAGGCTGTAGTCGTCCTCCGGCTTCCGGAAGGCCAGGGCCTCGCCCGGGACTGCCGAGATGGCTGCCACGAACGAGGCCTTGGCGCTGTCCAGCGCCGCCAGAGCGGCGTCCCGGCTCACGGAAGGGGCTTCCCCGAGTACGAGCCGTAGTTGACGTCGATCCACTCGGGCGGACCCTCCAAGAGCTTCACCATCTCCTGGTACTCGGCATCCTGGTCGGGGGACTGGGCGTTGGCCACGTAGCTCTCCTTGTCCCGGAAGTGCACAACGAGCACCACCCGGTTGGGATCAGCCTCTTCCCAGGCGATCTCGCTCGAGTGGTACCCGTCCGGCGACCCGCGCCGCTCCTCCCACTCCGCCATGGTCCGCTCGAAGGCCTCCCGGGCATCGGCCTTCACCCGCGCGCGCATGATGGTCCCGTACATGCCGCCCCCTTTCGCTGCGTCCTTCCTGCCCAAAACCGCCAGCACAAAGGCTACGCCCTTCAGTCCCCACTGTGCTAGGTGGCGTTACAAGTCGTGCGCGCGAAGCCTGTCCACAAAAGGGCGCAGTTGCCCTGCCACCTCGTCCGGGCCCGGCATCGCGGCGATCTCTTGGGCCACCCGGCCCGCAGCCTCCCGGGCCGGTGAGGCTCCCAGCAGCGCGCGGGTCCGGTCCCGGATGGCATCGGAGGTGACCTCGGAGGGGAGGAGGCGCTCGGCCACCCGGGCGGCGGCGCAGAGCTCGGCGTTGACGAACTGGTCGGCACCCTGGGGGATCATCAGGGTGGGCAGGCCCTGGGCGAGGGTGGCGAACAGGGTCCCCGACCCGCCGTGGCTGATCACCAGGGCGCAGTGCGGCAGCAGCTGGCTCTGGGGGATGTAGCGCTCGGCCCGTGCGTTGGGCGGGAGCGGCCCGAGGGCGGCGGGATCGTTGGCCTGGCCGACGGTGACGATGACGTTGACCGCCTCGCCGGCCAGAGCCTCGAGGACGGCGGTGAAGATGCCGCGGTTCTGGTTGACCACTGTGCCGAGGGTGACGTAGACCGTGGGCCGGTCGGGCAGCGTTGCGACCCAGTCCGGGAGGACGGCATCCCCCCAGGCGTCGATCGGCACCGGGCGCAGGGAGAGCACCTCCGGCGGATCCGGCAGGGCGGAGGCGCCGAGCGCCGGCGGGCAGATGGCGATGGTCGGGACCTCATATGCACCGGCGAAGCGGGCGTAGTCCTGGCCGTAGCGGCGGCGGAGGGGGCTGATGGCGTCGGCGGCCAGCGCCATCGCCTCCTCGGGGACCGGCGGGCCCAGGAGGTGGTGCACTGCAGGGACTCCGGCGACCGCCGCCGCCAGTGGGCCGGCGAAGGCGAAGCTCTCGAAGATCAGGAG
This genomic window contains:
- a CDS encoding aminotransferase class V-fold PLP-dependent enzyme, with the protein product MADAHFPVLDRIAYLNAGAVGPLSSHTHEAMAEAERRSLEDGRGGHGTWQARIDARQSLRERLATLIGVPPTKLAITASTTEGCSIVLGGFGLGPGDEVITSDAEHPALTWTLPATGAVIKEAEVLGRTDAEVIDAVAALVTDRTRLIALSHVLWLNGQVLPIAGIKARTGLPMLVDGAQSVGAIDVDATQADYYTVSGQKWLCGPELTGALYVADPRSLRPRRVVQGEQSHVDPDEAASLELLFHPASLIAGLLAALEDRPADAAERGAAMTAYCRDALLAAGVEVLTAPGQSRLVAFRVPGDSNEAVERCQERGVTLRAVPNGSLRASCGWWNRESDIDRLAEVVRGL
- a CDS encoding antibiotic biosynthesis monooxygenase; translation: MYGTIMRARVKADAREAFERTMAEWEERRGSPDGYHSSEIAWEEADPNRVVLVVHFRDKESYVANAQSPDQDAEYQEMVKLLEGPPEWIDVNYGSYSGKPLP
- a CDS encoding glycosyltransferase gives rise to the protein MRVLFACVPAYGHLHPLLPLARALAAAGDEVTIASGPDVATSIEAAGLRSCALGPPYAEWFAEIGRRGGGQLGDGLPIDRILPYFVPRLFAEVGAQFMVDGLVAAAAGTDLLIFESFAFAGPLAAAVAGVPAVHHLLGPPVPEEAMALAADAISPLRRRYGQDYARFAGAYEVPTIAICPPALGASALPDPPEVLSLRPVPIDAWGDAVLPDWVATLPDRPTVYVTLGTVVNQNRGIFTAVLEALAGEAVNVIVTVGQANDPAALGPLPPNARAERYIPQSQLLPHCALVISHGGSGTLFATLAQGLPTLMIPQGADQFVNAELCAAARVAERLLPSEVTSDAIRDRTRALLGASPAREAAGRVAQEIAAMPGPDEVAGQLRPFVDRLRAHDL